The nucleotide sequence GGTCCGCGCCATGGGCGAGGAGAAGCTCTGGACGTAGGAGACGGCGATTCGCTCGGGGAAGCGAAGGTGGACAAAGGCTTCCGTCTCGCCCGCGCACTGGATGGCCGGCGAGCTACGCAGGGCGCAGACGACAGCCTCGGCCTCCTTGCCCAGGAACCAGCGGAAGCCGTCCAGCCAGTGTACGCCCATGATGGCCAGCGCATGACGGTTGCTCCGGGCCATCCAGCCGTTGTCCTGGCGGAAGGTCAGGTCCTGGTGGACGGCCCCGAGGACCGCACCGATGGTCCCTTCGGCAACGATGCTCTTGGCTAACTCAAAGCCGTAATGGTACCGGTAGTTATGGTTGACGGCCAGGCCGACCCCGGCGGCTTGACAGACTTCGACGATCTTGCGTGCCTCAGCGAGACCGTCGGCCAGGGGATTCTCGACGAGGATATGCTTCTCGGACTCCGCAAGCCGCTTGATGATCTCGAAGCGCAGCGGCGTAGGCGTGCAGACGATGGCGACATCGAAGCTGCACTTGGTCAGCAGGTCATCGACGCTGACGAAGGACTTGCCGATGTGGTACTTCTCACAGAACTGCTGCAGCCGCTGGGCGTCTGGGTCACAGGCAGCGATGACCCGGACGCGGCTCTCATGCTTCAAGCAGGCGTCCAGGTGTATGAGTGAGGCGTCCCCACACCCGATTACGACCAAGTCATACGTTCCCAAGGTGGTCCTCCCCCCGGAGTGTACGTCGGGCAGGAAGGACCAGCAGCGCCGCAGCGCCCGCTTGCTCTCCCTGCCCGCTCACGCCCACGATACCACGGGCGTGACAGTTGTGGCCATGCAGCTAACCCTCGATGCCCAGATAGAGCCGCCGAGGGTTCTCGTACAGGACCGCCCGCGCCAGGTCGCCCATCATGTCGCGCTGGATGAGGCCTTCGTCGACAATCTCAGCGAGTGAATTGGCCAAGCGGTTGCGCGACAGCGTTACCTTCCCATAGATCCACTCGACACAGTAAGCGTCGGAGTAGAAGGCGTTCCACTTGTTCATGGGAAGCATCTCGAGACGGTCGCGGAAGAACTCGGACAGGGTGCTCGGCGTGAAGCCCTGCCACCAGGCCCCCGAGAGCC is from Armatimonadia bacterium and encodes:
- a CDS encoding Gfo/Idh/MocA family oxidoreductase, producing the protein MGTYDLVVIGCGDASLIHLDACLKHESRVRVIAACDPDAQRLQQFCEKYHIGKSFVSVDDLLTKCSFDVAIVCTPTPLRFEIIKRLAESEKHILVENPLADGLAEARKIVEVCQAAGVGLAVNHNYRYHYGFELAKSIVAEGTIGAVLGAVHQDLTFRQDNGWMARSNRHALAIMGVHWLDGFRWFLGKEAEAVVCALRSSPAIQCAGETEAFVHLRFPERIAVSYVQSFSSPMARTETLIEGETAMLGIDHHGVMLFEAGNRQTPLKQWVNPFGGDGKGEATFRCLGGLLDALEDGVEPPTSGRDSLYTVALLEACYRSAATGGVIDLKKGML